In one Candidatus Polarisedimenticolia bacterium genomic region, the following are encoded:
- the tatA gene encoding twin-arginine translocase TatA/TatE family subunit: protein MFGSIGGPELLVIFAIALLIFGPRRLSDLGRTLGKGIAEFRKAATDMRDTLDAEVARAELKPPADKPPTDPSAKPDEAPADDAKARDEHT from the coding sequence ATGTTCGGCTCGATTGGCGGCCCGGAACTGCTGGTCATCTTCGCCATCGCCCTCCTCATTTTTGGACCCCGGCGGCTGTCCGATCTGGGACGCACTCTCGGCAAGGGGATCGCGGAGTTCCGCAAGGCGGCCACCGACATGCGCGACACGCTCGACGCCGAGGTGGCCCGGGCGGAGCTCAAGCCTCCCGCGGACAAGCCTCCGACCGACCCGTCCGCGAAGCCGGATGAGGCCCCGGCAGACGATGCCAAAGCGCGGGACGAGCACACCTGA
- a CDS encoding co-chaperone GroES: MKVKPLHDRILVKRVEAEEKVKGGIIIPDTAKEKPLEGKVVAVGAGRLDDNGKRIPLDVKVGDRVLIGKYAGTEIKIEDVEHVIVREEEVLGVIG; encoded by the coding sequence ATGAAAGTGAAGCCTCTGCACGACCGCATCCTCGTCAAGAGGGTGGAGGCCGAGGAGAAGGTCAAGGGCGGCATCATCATCCCGGACACGGCCAAGGAGAAGCCGCTGGAGGGGAAGGTGGTCGCGGTCGGGGCCGGACGCCTCGACGACAACGGCAAGCGGATTCCGCTCGACGTCAAGGTCGGGGATCGCGTGCTGATCGGCAAGTACGCCGGAACCGAAATCAAGATCGAGGACGTGGAGCACGTCATCGTCCGGGAAGAGGAAGTCCTCGGAGTCATCGGCTGA
- a CDS encoding lipopolysaccharide kinase InaA family protein produces MGHRVPGLPPDCVEVRSAAGDWIARRACAAAIARGEADFILSGAGARQTAAGSGRGPLARLTLAGIPAVGKRALHGGLLGPLFGGLYLGRRRAIDQLRASVRLAQAGVPTPEILAVGTRRVAGILHAQAIVAREIPDARNLHGLAGEPLSGARRREILDRTAGVLRDMHDAGFEHADLNLANLVWGRGPAGETLFVVDLERGRFADPIRAGGRIQALARLVRSCEKWVAGPHRLTPREEVRFLLGYARGDRALVLLLATRLGRYRRRLGARRLAWRLRELLRSEDRLARPLE; encoded by the coding sequence GTGGGCCATCGGGTTCCCGGCCTGCCGCCCGACTGCGTCGAGGTCCGCTCCGCCGCCGGGGACTGGATCGCGAGGCGGGCCTGCGCCGCGGCGATCGCGAGGGGAGAGGCCGACTTCATCCTGTCGGGAGCGGGAGCGCGACAGACGGCGGCGGGCTCCGGGCGCGGGCCCCTGGCGCGGCTCACGCTCGCGGGGATCCCCGCCGTCGGCAAACGAGCGCTCCATGGGGGCCTCCTCGGCCCCCTTTTCGGCGGGCTCTACCTGGGAAGACGTCGCGCCATCGATCAGCTGCGTGCCTCGGTGCGTCTGGCGCAGGCGGGCGTGCCGACGCCCGAGATCCTGGCGGTCGGCACTCGACGGGTGGCCGGGATCCTGCACGCCCAGGCGATTGTCGCCCGGGAAATCCCGGACGCCCGGAACCTGCACGGCCTGGCAGGGGAGCCCCTCTCCGGAGCCCGGCGAAGGGAGATTCTCGACCGGACCGCCGGCGTCCTGCGCGACATGCATGATGCCGGTTTCGAGCATGCCGACCTGAACCTGGCCAACCTGGTCTGGGGGAGAGGTCCTGCCGGAGAGACGCTCTTCGTGGTCGACCTCGAGCGGGGCCGGTTCGCCGACCCGATCCGTGCGGGCGGCCGCATCCAGGCACTCGCCCGACTCGTGCGCTCCTGCGAGAAGTGGGTGGCCGGACCCCACCGGCTGACCCCTCGGGAAGAGGTCCGCTTCCTCCTGGGCTATGCCCGCGGCGATCGCGCGCTTGTGCTCCTGCTCGCCACGCGACTGGGCCGCTACCGCAGGCGCCTCGGAGCGCGGCGGCTCGCGTGGCGCCTGCGCGAGCTCCTGCGTTCAGAAGACCGGCTGGCGCGCCCCCTCGAGTAG
- the tatC gene encoding twin-arginine translocase subunit TatC, giving the protein MPKRGTSTPDLPTMSFLEHLEELRKRLLRSVVAIAVAFALALAYSRQILGFFLAPIRPLLGDQKPVFLEVAEPFLLYMKVSFLVALFLASPFVLYQVWAFIRPGLYPGERHYALPFVVFATLFFLLGGAFGYYVGFPAACRFLLGVAEGFTPALRISSLFSFESKIVLGMGLVFELPTVIYFLARLRLITAGFLWRNLKYAVLIIFIVAALITPTPDVVTQCLFAGPMIVLYLIGILVAHVFGREPAARPGAGEE; this is encoded by the coding sequence ATGCCAAAGCGCGGGACGAGCACACCTGACCTGCCGACCATGAGCTTCCTGGAGCACCTGGAGGAGCTCCGGAAGCGGTTGCTGCGGTCGGTTGTCGCGATCGCGGTCGCCTTCGCCCTGGCGCTCGCCTATTCCCGGCAGATCCTGGGCTTTTTCCTGGCACCCATCCGGCCGCTCCTGGGGGATCAAAAGCCGGTCTTCCTCGAGGTGGCCGAGCCGTTCCTTCTGTACATGAAGGTGTCCTTCCTGGTGGCGCTGTTCCTCGCATCGCCGTTCGTGCTGTACCAGGTCTGGGCCTTCATCAGGCCGGGGCTCTACCCGGGGGAACGCCACTACGCCCTGCCGTTCGTGGTGTTCGCCACGCTCTTCTTCCTGCTGGGCGGAGCGTTCGGCTATTACGTGGGATTCCCGGCGGCCTGTCGGTTCCTCCTCGGCGTGGCGGAGGGATTCACGCCGGCGCTGCGCATCAGCAGCCTGTTCAGCTTCGAGAGCAAGATCGTGCTCGGGATGGGCCTGGTGTTCGAGCTCCCGACCGTGATCTACTTTCTCGCCCGGCTGAGGCTGATCACCGCCGGGTTCCTGTGGCGCAATCTGAAATACGCCGTCCTGATCATCTTCATCGTCGCCGCCTTGATCACGCCGACGCCCGACGTCGTGACCCAATGCCTGTTCGCCGGCCCGATGATCGTCCTGTATCTCATCGGCATCCTCGTGGCCCACGTCTTCGGGCGAGAGCCCGCCGCCCGGCCGGGGGCCGGGGAGGAGTGA
- the groL gene encoding chaperonin GroEL (60 kDa chaperone family; promotes refolding of misfolded polypeptides especially under stressful conditions; forms two stacked rings of heptamers to form a barrel-shaped 14mer; ends can be capped by GroES; misfolded proteins enter the barrel where they are refolded when GroES binds), translated as MPAKDIIYSEDCRQAILRGVNKLAEAVKVTLGPRGRNVVLEKKFGSPTSTKDGVTVAKEIELEDPKENMGAQLVREVASKTSEVAGDGTTTATVLAQAIYREGVKAVTAGANPMDLKRGIEKAVEKAIEDIKKLSKPVSGKAIAQVGTISANNDETIGEIIAQAMEKVGKDGVITVEEAKGLETSLEIVEGMQFDRGYLSPYFVTDAERMECVVENPYILVHEKKVSNMRDLLPLLEQVAKSGRPLLIIAEDVEGEALATLVVNKLRGTLQVCAVKAPGFGDRRKAMLEDIAILTGGKCITEDLGIKLENVKIEDLGQAKKITADKDNTTIVEGKGKRADIEGRVKQIRAQIEETTSDYDREKLQERLAKLVGGVAIIKVGAATETEMKEKKSRVEDAMHATKAAVEEGIVPGGGIALLRSVPGLEKLKEKSEDVQTGINIVRRALEEPIRQISINAGYEGSIIVQQAKEREKPSTGFDAYSGKWVEMFDAGIIDPTKVVRTALQNAASIAALMLTTEALIHDIPEKEKAPSGGGPRMGGGDMY; from the coding sequence ATGCCAGCCAAGGACATTATCTATTCGGAGGATTGCCGCCAGGCGATCCTCCGCGGCGTGAACAAACTGGCCGAGGCCGTCAAGGTGACGCTCGGTCCCCGCGGGCGCAACGTCGTCCTCGAGAAGAAGTTCGGATCCCCGACGAGCACCAAGGACGGCGTCACCGTCGCGAAGGAGATCGAGCTCGAGGATCCCAAGGAGAACATGGGCGCCCAGCTGGTCCGCGAGGTCGCCAGCAAGACGTCGGAAGTCGCCGGCGACGGCACGACCACCGCGACGGTTCTGGCCCAGGCCATCTATCGCGAGGGCGTGAAGGCGGTCACCGCCGGCGCCAATCCGATGGACCTGAAGAGGGGCATCGAAAAGGCGGTCGAGAAGGCGATCGAAGACATCAAGAAGCTCTCCAAGCCGGTCAGCGGCAAGGCGATCGCCCAGGTCGGCACCATCTCCGCCAACAACGACGAGACCATCGGCGAGATCATCGCCCAGGCCATGGAGAAGGTCGGCAAGGACGGGGTCATCACGGTGGAGGAGGCGAAGGGGCTCGAGACGTCCCTCGAGATCGTCGAGGGGATGCAGTTCGATCGGGGCTACCTGAGCCCGTATTTCGTCACCGATGCCGAGCGCATGGAATGCGTGGTCGAGAACCCGTACATTCTCGTGCACGAGAAGAAAGTCTCCAACATGCGTGATCTCCTGCCGCTCCTCGAGCAGGTGGCCAAGAGCGGCCGCCCGCTCCTGATCATCGCGGAGGACGTCGAGGGCGAGGCGCTGGCGACCCTGGTCGTCAACAAGCTGCGCGGCACCCTGCAGGTCTGTGCCGTCAAGGCGCCGGGCTTCGGGGATCGCCGCAAGGCGATGCTCGAGGACATCGCCATCCTCACCGGCGGCAAGTGCATCACGGAGGACCTCGGGATCAAGCTGGAGAACGTCAAGATCGAGGACCTCGGCCAGGCCAAGAAGATCACCGCCGACAAGGACAACACGACCATCGTCGAGGGCAAGGGGAAGCGCGCCGACATCGAAGGCCGGGTGAAGCAGATCCGCGCCCAGATCGAGGAGACGACCTCCGACTACGATCGCGAGAAGCTGCAGGAGAGGCTCGCGAAGCTGGTCGGCGGAGTCGCCATCATCAAGGTCGGCGCGGCCACCGAGACCGAGATGAAGGAAAAGAAGTCGCGCGTCGAGGACGCGATGCACGCCACCAAGGCGGCCGTCGAGGAAGGCATCGTCCCCGGCGGGGGCATCGCGCTCCTGCGCTCCGTACCGGGCCTGGAAAAGCTGAAGGAAAAGAGCGAAGACGTCCAGACCGGCATCAACATCGTCCGCAGGGCCCTGGAGGAGCCGATCCGGCAGATTTCCATCAACGCCGGCTACGAGGGCTCCATCATCGTCCAGCAGGCGAAGGAAAGGGAGAAGCCGTCCACCGGATTCGACGCCTACTCCGGCAAGTGGGTGGAGATGTTCGACGCCGGCATCATCGACCCGACCAAGGTCGTGCGCACGGCCCTGCAGAACGCGGCCAGCATCGCCGCGCTGATGCTGACCACCGAGGCCCTGATCCACGACATTCCCGAGAAGGAGAAGGCCCCGTCGGGCGGCGGCCCGCGCATGGGCGGCGGCGACATGTACTGA
- a CDS encoding outer membrane lipoprotein carrier protein LolA, giving the protein MTIRMRLAPVPLVVALLCASPALPAPAQEPAGDKNGHAPSPAPADPILARILQEFDQAQRDTSTLVARFTEKKDLRLLARPVISRGELYYNRPNQVRWEYLEPDRKVFVITEDRYMAYYPALKRAEEVPIKKFVGKRLFRFIGLGQSIEELGKYYEFQLATRNELKDTHLLVLVPRKKKLRDRVAEMKIWVDDATHLPRQLQYVEADGDSTLLTFHDLRSNVDVAAGRFRLELPKDVVVSDSFNGFSLGEQSF; this is encoded by the coding sequence ATGACGATCCGGATGCGACTCGCGCCTGTGCCGTTGGTGGTGGCGCTTCTGTGCGCCTCGCCGGCCCTGCCGGCGCCGGCCCAGGAGCCGGCCGGTGACAAGAACGGTCACGCTCCATCTCCGGCCCCGGCGGATCCGATCCTGGCCCGCATCCTCCAGGAGTTCGATCAAGCGCAGCGGGACACCTCGACCCTGGTGGCGCGGTTCACGGAGAAGAAGGACCTCCGGCTCCTGGCACGTCCGGTGATCTCGCGCGGAGAGCTCTACTACAACCGCCCCAACCAGGTCCGATGGGAGTACCTCGAGCCCGACCGGAAGGTCTTCGTGATCACCGAGGACCGGTACATGGCCTACTACCCGGCGCTGAAGCGGGCGGAAGAGGTCCCTATCAAGAAATTCGTGGGCAAGCGACTGTTCCGGTTCATCGGGCTGGGCCAGTCCATCGAGGAGCTGGGGAAGTATTACGAATTCCAGCTCGCCACCCGCAACGAGCTCAAGGACACGCATCTCCTGGTGCTGGTGCCGCGCAAGAAGAAGCTGCGCGACCGTGTCGCGGAGATGAAGATCTGGGTGGATGATGCCACCCACCTGCCGCGGCAGCTGCAATACGTCGAGGCCGACGGCGATTCGACCCTCCTGACCTTCCACGACCTGCGCTCGAACGTGGACGTGGCGGCCGGTCGCTTCCGGCTGGAGCTTCCCAAGGACGTCGTGGTGTCGGACTCCTTCAACGGCTTCTCGCTGGGCGAGCAGAGCTTCTAG
- a CDS encoding HD domain-containing phosphohydrolase, which translates to MPEPIHILIVDDDPAIREVLSEGLSDSGYRCDTARDGAEGLEKLKSNGFALVVSDIDMPVLDGVGLLQEIKRLRPDTEIIMLTGVVDVDTAIQSMRLGASDYLTKPFHLAEVRITVERALEKQRLVRENREYQRNLEVKVRERTAELSRKNREVEELFNRLKDSYQTTLEALATALDTRDTETLGHSLRVASYTAAVARSMGVSEPELTDIYRGALLHDVGKIGIPDAILRKPGKLTTEEWVEMRRHPEIGYRILQGINFLEASREVVLSHQECYDGSGYPRGLKGKEIPLGARIFAVVDTLDAMTSDRPYRKALSQQAAREEIRKYSGTQFDPDVVQAFLAIPEDDWAEIHRKVMQDVMTRTETRF; encoded by the coding sequence ATGCCCGAACCGATCCACATCCTCATCGTCGACGACGACCCTGCGATTCGTGAGGTCCTCTCGGAAGGTCTGTCGGACAGCGGCTACCGCTGCGACACCGCCCGCGACGGCGCGGAGGGCCTGGAGAAGCTGAAATCGAACGGGTTCGCGCTCGTGGTCAGCGACATCGACATGCCGGTGCTGGACGGCGTCGGGCTCCTGCAGGAGATCAAGAGGCTCCGTCCCGACACCGAGATCATCATGCTCACCGGCGTGGTGGACGTCGACACCGCGATCCAGTCGATGCGACTGGGGGCCTCGGACTACCTGACCAAGCCGTTCCATCTCGCCGAAGTGCGCATCACCGTCGAGAGAGCCCTGGAAAAGCAGCGGCTGGTGCGCGAGAACCGGGAGTACCAGAGGAACCTCGAGGTCAAGGTCAGGGAGCGCACGGCCGAGCTGAGCCGGAAGAACCGTGAGGTCGAGGAACTCTTCAACCGCCTGAAGGACTCCTACCAGACCACCCTGGAGGCCCTGGCCACCGCCCTGGACACGCGCGACACGGAGACCCTCGGCCATTCGTTGCGCGTCGCCTCCTACACGGCCGCCGTGGCCCGCAGCATGGGGGTGAGCGAGCCGGAGCTGACCGACATCTATCGCGGCGCCCTCCTGCATGACGTCGGCAAGATCGGCATTCCCGACGCCATCCTGCGCAAGCCGGGGAAGCTCACCACGGAGGAATGGGTGGAGATGCGACGGCATCCCGAAATCGGCTACCGCATCCTGCAGGGGATCAACTTCCTGGAGGCGTCGCGGGAGGTCGTCCTCAGCCACCAGGAGTGCTATGACGGATCCGGCTACCCCCGCGGGCTCAAGGGGAAGGAGATCCCCCTGGGCGCGCGCATCTTCGCCGTGGTGGACACCCTCGACGCGATGACCAGCGACCGGCCGTACCGCAAGGCGCTGTCGCAGCAGGCGGCCCGTGAGGAAATCCGCAAGTACAGCGGCACGCAGTTCGATCCGGACGTCGTGCAGGCCTTCCTCGCCATCCCGGAGGACGACTGGGCCGAGATTCACCGCAAGGTCATGCAGGACGTGATGACGCGCACCGAGACGCGCTTCTAG
- a CDS encoding S41 family peptidase has product MRRKAVLGGLAFIIAGGLAGGLLGGRASTVSERTGEQLSTYTHLLSMVQTRAADAVDSRVAIEGSIRGMLRTMDPHSNYLDPDDYKHMIEEQQGSFSGLGIVISKPSNDKPLTVISPLEGTPAWNAGIRAGDIISQIEGVDTLDMTIDDALRRLKGPKGTRVTITVTRPGDLEVLHFTITRDDIPTNSIRQSFMVRPGVGYVKIENFTRTTDRELEERVRALQSQGLTRLILDLRRNPGGLLEQAVRVADRFLRKDQLIVYTHGRISGADQEYKATGAGNPINLPLVVLVDKFSASASEIVAGAIQDHDRGLIVGETTWGKGLVQTVYPLSQDAALALTTARYYTPSGRLIQRDYNSLEDYLSHEESDQELISLSKDIRRTDAGRTVYGGGGIRPDVVVTDPTPPFIDQLERAQIFFHFAVDFNSRHKGTQRAFDVTPAVIAEFQEFLKARKVKWSPADIEANGDRLRGEIKEAIVLALWGLEESYKVHAEIDLQLLKALDLFPQAQELAALGGSPPPAREH; this is encoded by the coding sequence GTGCGCCGGAAAGCGGTTCTGGGAGGATTGGCTTTCATCATCGCCGGCGGGCTCGCCGGCGGGCTGCTCGGCGGCCGTGCCTCGACGGTGTCGGAGAGGACGGGCGAGCAGCTCTCCACCTACACCCACCTCCTCAGCATGGTCCAGACGCGCGCCGCCGACGCCGTCGATTCGCGCGTGGCGATCGAGGGATCGATCCGCGGCATGCTCCGGACCATGGATCCCCACTCCAATTACCTCGATCCCGACGACTACAAGCACATGATCGAGGAGCAGCAGGGGAGCTTCTCGGGGCTCGGGATCGTGATCTCGAAGCCGTCCAATGACAAACCTCTCACCGTCATCTCCCCGCTCGAAGGGACCCCGGCATGGAACGCCGGCATTCGCGCCGGAGACATCATCTCCCAGATCGAGGGGGTGGATACCCTCGACATGACGATCGACGACGCGCTGCGCCGGTTGAAAGGCCCGAAGGGGACGCGCGTGACCATCACCGTGACCCGGCCGGGCGACCTGGAGGTCCTGCATTTCACGATCACCCGCGACGACATCCCCACGAACAGCATCCGCCAATCGTTCATGGTGAGGCCAGGCGTCGGCTACGTGAAGATCGAGAACTTCACCCGCACGACCGACAGGGAGCTCGAGGAGAGGGTGCGCGCGCTGCAGAGCCAGGGCCTGACGCGGCTCATCCTCGATCTGCGGCGCAATCCGGGAGGCCTGCTCGAGCAGGCGGTCCGGGTCGCCGATCGGTTCCTGCGGAAGGACCAGCTCATCGTGTACACGCACGGCCGCATCAGCGGTGCCGATCAGGAGTACAAGGCCACGGGTGCCGGCAACCCGATTAACCTGCCGCTGGTCGTGCTGGTCGACAAGTTCAGCGCCAGTGCCTCCGAGATCGTCGCCGGCGCGATCCAGGACCACGACCGCGGCCTCATCGTGGGTGAAACCACCTGGGGCAAGGGGCTGGTGCAGACGGTCTACCCGCTCAGCCAGGACGCCGCGCTGGCCCTCACGACGGCGCGCTACTACACGCCGAGCGGGCGCCTCATCCAGCGCGACTACAACTCCCTCGAGGACTACCTGTCGCACGAGGAGAGCGACCAGGAGCTGATCAGCCTCTCGAAGGACATCCGGCGCACCGATGCGGGTCGGACCGTCTACGGCGGGGGGGGCATCCGTCCCGACGTCGTGGTGACCGATCCGACGCCGCCGTTCATCGACCAGCTCGAGCGCGCCCAGATTTTTTTCCACTTCGCCGTGGACTTCAATTCCCGGCACAAGGGGACCCAGCGGGCCTTCGACGTGACGCCAGCGGTGATCGCGGAGTTTCAGGAGTTCCTGAAGGCCCGCAAGGTGAAGTGGTCGCCCGCCGACATCGAGGCGAACGGCGATAGGCTCAGGGGGGAGATCAAGGAAGCGATCGTCCTGGCGCTCTGGGGCCTGGAGGAGTCCTACAAGGTGCACGCCGAAATCGATCTCCAGCTCCTGAAGGCGCTGGATCTCTTTCCCCAGGCGCAGGAGCTGGCCGCTCTCGGCGGGTCCCCGCCGCCTGCCCGGGAGCACTGA